A genomic stretch from Sphingomonas sp. HDW15A includes:
- a CDS encoding DUF979 domain-containing protein: MITLTWLYALAGAMFAAFALLSLSDKSNAKRLGNAAFWGLMALSLLGGDLIGDFGNGLLVLGLAGLAGFGFIGRSSPPTTSDAERQAWSDRLGNRLFLPALIIPATALLGTLIYNYTPVGALGWIEDKRETYVFLGLGVLLAIATLYVWLRPPAIAPLQEGRRLIDAIGWAAVLPQMLAALGVLFAAAGVGTIIGDMTQAVIPEGSVFLTVLFFAVGMAAFTMIMGNAFAAFPVMTAAIGVPLLIQGYGGDPAVVGAVGMLAGFCGTLMTPMAANFNIVPAALLDLKDQYGVIRAQIPTALPLLAVNILIIYWAAFR, from the coding sequence ATGATCACGCTGACCTGGCTCTACGCGCTTGCGGGAGCGATGTTCGCGGCCTTCGCGCTGCTCAGCCTGAGCGACAAGTCCAACGCCAAGCGGCTGGGCAACGCCGCCTTCTGGGGGCTGATGGCCTTGAGCCTGCTCGGCGGTGATTTGATAGGCGATTTCGGCAACGGCTTGCTCGTACTCGGTCTTGCAGGACTGGCGGGATTCGGATTCATCGGTCGGAGTAGCCCCCCAACAACGAGCGATGCGGAACGCCAGGCCTGGTCGGACCGGCTCGGCAACCGCTTGTTCCTGCCTGCGCTAATCATCCCCGCGACCGCCTTATTGGGAACGCTCATCTACAATTACACGCCGGTTGGCGCCCTTGGCTGGATCGAGGACAAGCGCGAAACCTACGTCTTCCTCGGCCTCGGCGTCCTGCTCGCCATCGCCACGCTCTACGTCTGGCTTCGTCCCCCGGCGATCGCGCCGCTTCAGGAAGGTCGGCGACTGATCGACGCCATCGGCTGGGCGGCGGTCTTGCCTCAGATGCTCGCAGCGCTCGGCGTGCTGTTTGCCGCCGCCGGTGTTGGCACGATCATCGGCGACATGACTCAGGCGGTCATCCCGGAGGGCAGCGTCTTCCTTACCGTCCTTTTCTTTGCAGTCGGCATGGCGGCGTTCACGATGATCATGGGCAATGCGTTCGCGGCCTTCCCGGTTATGACGGCGGCGATCGGCGTTCCGTTGCTGATCCAAGGTTATGGCGGTGACCCCGCGGTAGTCGGAGCAGTCGGCATGCTGGCCGGATTTTGCGGGACGCTGATGACCCCGATGGCGGCCAACTTCAACATCGTCCCGGCGGCTTTGCTCGACCTCAAGGATCAATATGGCGTCATCCGCGCGCAGATCCCCACTGCGCTTCCCCTGCTCGCGGTGAACATCCTCATAATTTACTGGGCGGCATTCCGATGA
- a CDS encoding DUF969 domain-containing protein, whose amino-acid sequence MNYWPLLGILLVVVGFALRMNPMLVVTASAIVTGLLGGMDFVEVIRTFGRAFNDNRIIAIVWIVLPVIGLLERHGLQQRAAALIRSFKNATTGRLLILYLIYRQITAAIGLHSTAGHPQTVRPLVAPMALAAAEKQHGRLEEETAEKVKAYSAATDNVGLFFGEDIFFAIGSIVLIQQVLATYGYNLAPLQLAVWAIPTAICAFLIHGFRLLRLDRKLARLPEAGR is encoded by the coding sequence ATGAATTATTGGCCGCTGCTTGGAATCCTGCTGGTCGTCGTCGGCTTTGCCTTGCGAATGAATCCGATGCTGGTGGTCACGGCCTCGGCGATCGTCACCGGACTGCTTGGAGGGATGGATTTTGTCGAGGTCATCAGGACCTTCGGCAGAGCGTTCAACGACAACCGCATCATCGCCATCGTCTGGATCGTGCTGCCGGTGATCGGCCTGCTCGAGCGGCACGGGCTGCAGCAACGGGCGGCCGCGCTGATCCGGAGTTTCAAAAACGCGACGACCGGGCGGCTGCTGATCCTCTATCTCATTTACCGGCAGATCACCGCTGCGATCGGGCTGCATTCCACTGCCGGCCATCCGCAGACGGTTCGTCCGCTGGTCGCGCCGATGGCGCTTGCGGCGGCTGAAAAGCAGCATGGCCGACTGGAAGAAGAAACGGCTGAAAAGGTGAAGGCCTACTCAGCCGCGACCGACAATGTCGGCCTGTTCTTCGGCGAGGACATCTTCTTCGCCATCGGTTCGATCGTTCTCATCCAGCAGGTGCTGGCGACATACGGCTACAATCTTGCACCGCTCCAACTCGCAGTTTGGGCGATCCCGACGGCGATCTGTGCCTTCCTGATCCACGGATTCCGACTGCTGCGCCTCGATCGAAAACTCGCAAGATTGCCGGAGGCGGGCCGATGA
- a CDS encoding DUF3313 family protein, whose translation MRRFISASLGALALVSAAPLSAAKPPDTWDGLHKVQAKGRTLVFLLPGADFRGYSKVMIAPPEIAFSKDWQRNLRGLDRLNDREVQQVRENASKLLSESLAKAYTKAGYQVVGQPGADVLLVRPGLANLQFVVPQQSARSFTISEDAGEATLVLEVRDSVAGSLLGRALDTEVAGGGMPVIRNESSLRADFEYLFDDWARRIAAGLDRLKANSPIDTNGRPLR comes from the coding sequence ATGCGCCGATTCATCTCCGCATCTCTTGGGGCCTTGGCGCTTGTTTCGGCCGCACCGCTGTCGGCCGCCAAGCCGCCGGATACCTGGGATGGACTTCACAAGGTTCAGGCCAAAGGCCGCACGTTGGTCTTTCTGCTGCCGGGCGCGGACTTCCGCGGATATTCAAAAGTCATGATTGCTCCGCCAGAGATCGCCTTCTCCAAGGACTGGCAGCGCAACTTGCGTGGGCTTGATCGTCTTAACGACAGGGAAGTCCAGCAGGTGCGCGAAAACGCCAGCAAGCTGCTCAGCGAAAGCCTGGCGAAAGCCTATACCAAGGCGGGCTATCAGGTAGTCGGCCAACCGGGTGCTGACGTCCTGCTTGTGCGACCTGGCCTCGCCAACCTGCAATTCGTTGTTCCGCAGCAGTCCGCCCGCTCGTTCACCATTTCCGAAGATGCGGGCGAAGCGACGCTCGTCCTGGAAGTGCGGGATTCGGTTGCCGGCTCGCTGCTTGGCCGTGCTCTGGATACCGAAGTCGCCGGAGGCGGCATGCCGGTTATCCGCAACGAATCGTCGCTTCGCGCGGATTTCGAATATCTGTTCGATGACTGGGCGCGAAGGATCGCAGCAGGACTGGACAGGCTGAAGGCAAACTCCCCGATCGATACGAACGGCCGGCCCCTTCGGTAA